The sequence below is a genomic window from Methylotuvimicrobium alcaliphilum 20Z.
ACGAATGCGTTCCGGTGGTTCCATGCTGGTCAATTCGTCAATTTCATGCCAGTGCAAAACATGCCCGGCGCGCTCAACAAGACCAACAATGCCGAGTCGGCGGACAATATCGCCGAAACCATAGCGGATCAAAATCGAAGTGATTTCATGAACGCGTCCGAAATCTCTAGCGACGGAAAAGGTTTCCAATATCATTATGTTGGTATGTTGACGGTTAGGTGGCGGAAGTGAATGTCAATATGGGAGAGGAATATCTCTGTAAGTTTAAGTTAATGGTTCATAATTTATAGTTAGCAGTTAGCAGTTAGCAGTTAGCAGTTAGCAGTTAGCAGTTAGCAGTTAGCAGTTAGCAGTTAGCAGTTAGCAGATCGTTAACTTTGGCTTGATCTTCATGACTGAGCTAAGTTCATTAACAAAGAAAATGAATAACCGGGAGATTCATAATTTTTGCAAAAGTTTCATAAGTCACCGGACGTTACTTTATCGGTCATATGAATAGCAAGCCAAATCGTATCGCTATTTCGATCGGTCCATTCTACCCGATGTAAAGCATGTGCCGGGATTAATAAATAATCTCCGGGATTTAAAACAATATCTTCGAGACGGTTTTTATAACGTAGTTTCGCTTGCCCTTGAAGCAGCAATACCCATTCGTCCCAGTCTTGGTCGTACCAATGCCCGGCTTTTGTCGAGTGATTCCTAGAGACGATCCGCTCGATGTGGACATGATCGGTTTTTAACACGGTTTCGAAGAGTTCTTCGGGTAATCGACTTGGAATGTTTGCGAAAATATTGGAATAGCTTATGGACATCGTTAATATGACTCGAGTCAAAAAGCGATAAATATAGCAAAGATGAAAGGTGAAAGGTGAAAGGTGAAAGGTGAAAGGTGAAAGATGAAAGATGAAAGGTGAAAGATGAAAGATGAAAGATGAAAGATGAAAGATGAAAGATGAAAGATGAAAGATGAAAGATTCGCT
It includes:
- a CDS encoding cupin domain-containing protein, translated to MSISYSNIFANIPSRLPEELFETVLKTDHVHIERIVSRNHSTKAGHWYDQDWDEWVLLLQGQAKLRYKNRLEDIVLNPGDYLLIPAHALHRVEWTDRNSDTIWLAIHMTDKVTSGDL